A region from the Rosa rugosa chromosome 6, drRosRugo1.1, whole genome shotgun sequence genome encodes:
- the LOC133714543 gene encoding F-box/kelch-repeat protein At3g24760-like yields MKQKSEQARLTELLLLLSLSLKPMTEITNLSSDVTELILSYLPIPTLVRASTVCKLWQSIISSTTFSATQTQTQTQSHPWFFLYGIHNTSSKNNQSFTFDPLSNRWLRLPTPTFPPHHYSLSCFLGADGFFLITAPNFTYSRILKRSWRSTSPLHFSRINPLLGVFDSGSLLPNFIVIGGVRFIGNLVDIEDRLAVEIYSPDSDSWQLRPPLPADFRSGNSSQSLSSALFKGRFSDEDRTGETTDGEGETE; encoded by the coding sequence ATGAAACAAAAAAGTGAACAAGCAAGACTTACAGAAttactcctcctcctctctctatctctcaaaCCCATGACGGAAATCACCAACCTGAGCTCCGATGTGACGGAGCTGATCCTCTCCTACCTCCCCATCCCGACCCTCGTCCGAGCCTCCACCGTCTGCAAGCTCTGGCAATCCatcatctcctccaccacctTCTCCGCCAcgcaaacccaaacccaaacccaatccCACCCCTGGTTCTTCCTCTACGGCATCCACAACACCTCCTCCAAGAACAACCAGTCCTTCACCTTCGACCCTCTCTCCAACCGCTGGCTCCGCCTCCCAACCCCCACCTTCCCTCCCCACCACTACTCCCTCTCCTGCTTCCTCGGCGCCGACGGTTTCTTCCTCATCACCGCCCCTAACTTCACCTACTCCAGAATCCTCAAGCGCTCTTGGCGCTCCACCTCGCCTCTCCACTTCTCCCGCATCAACCCTCTTCTAGGCGTTTTCGACTCCGGCTCTCTCCTCCCCAACTTCATCGTCATCGGTGGTGTCAGATTCATCGGCAACTTGGTCGACATCGAGGACCGCTTGGCCGTCGAGATCTACAGCCCCGACTCCGATTCCTGGCAGCTCCGTCCTCCTCTCCCTGCTGATTTCAGATCCGGCAATTCCTCCCAGTCCTTGTCATCCGCCCTCTTCAAAGGGaggttctccg